In the genome of Streptomyces collinus, one region contains:
- a CDS encoding lactate 2-monooxygenase, with the protein MGKHWADFQYEIYLNGMSGAVPRLPTDLTRLEELAEQRLGPGPVGYVAGSAGNGSTARANRAALERRRIVPRMLRDVHERDLSVEVLGRALPAPLALAPVGVLSIMHPDAEPAAARAAAAQGVPYILSSASSTPMEQVAEAMGDAERWFQLYWPKDPEVARSFLNRAKAAGFTVLVVTLDTPLLSWRPRDLDQAYLPFLRGVGTANYFSDPAFQAGLAEPVHEDPNAAVMHFVGMFSDPAKSWPDLAFLRENWDGPIVLKGVLHPDDARRAADAGMDGVIVSNHGGRQVAGSVAAADALPRVAEAVGDRLTVLFDSGVRTGDDIFKALALGARAVLVGRPYVYGLGLDGRPGVEHVIRCLLAELDLTLALSGHATPSTVGPDDLVEDRT; encoded by the coding sequence GTGGGCAAGCACTGGGCGGACTTCCAGTACGAGATCTATCTGAACGGGATGTCGGGCGCCGTACCGCGCCTGCCGACCGATCTGACCCGGCTGGAGGAGCTCGCCGAGCAGCGGCTCGGACCCGGTCCGGTCGGGTATGTGGCGGGCAGTGCGGGCAACGGCAGTACGGCCCGCGCCAACCGGGCGGCCCTGGAGCGCCGCAGGATCGTGCCGCGCATGCTGCGGGACGTGCACGAGCGGGACCTGTCGGTCGAGGTGCTGGGCCGCGCACTGCCCGCCCCCCTCGCGCTGGCGCCGGTCGGCGTGCTGTCGATCATGCACCCGGACGCCGAGCCCGCCGCGGCCCGGGCCGCCGCCGCGCAGGGCGTGCCGTACATCCTGTCGTCCGCGTCCAGCACCCCCATGGAGCAGGTCGCCGAGGCCATGGGTGATGCCGAGCGCTGGTTCCAGCTGTACTGGCCGAAGGATCCGGAAGTGGCCCGCAGCTTCCTGAACCGGGCCAAGGCGGCCGGGTTCACCGTGCTGGTCGTCACCCTGGACACACCGCTGCTGTCGTGGCGGCCCCGCGATCTCGACCAGGCGTACCTGCCGTTCCTGCGCGGGGTCGGGACGGCCAACTACTTCTCGGACCCGGCGTTCCAGGCGGGTCTGGCCGAGCCGGTGCACGAGGATCCGAACGCGGCCGTGATGCACTTCGTCGGGATGTTCTCCGACCCGGCCAAGAGCTGGCCCGACCTCGCGTTCCTGCGGGAGAACTGGGACGGCCCGATCGTCCTCAAGGGCGTCCTGCACCCGGACGACGCGCGACGGGCCGCCGACGCCGGCATGGACGGCGTGATCGTCTCCAACCACGGCGGCCGTCAGGTGGCCGGATCCGTCGCGGCGGCCGACGCGCTGCCCCGCGTGGCGGAGGCGGTGGGCGACCGGCTCACCGTCCTGTTCGACAGCGGTGTCCGCACCGGTGACGACATCTTCAAGGCTCTCGCCCTCGGCGCCCGCGCGGTCCTCGTCGGCCGTCCGTACGTCTACGGCCTCGGTCTCGACGGCAGGCCGGGCGTCGAGCACGTCATCCGCTGCCTGCTGGCCGAACTCGACCTCACCCTCGCCCTCTCGGGGCACGCGACGCCGAGCACGGTCGGCCCGGACGACCTCGTCGAGGACCGGACCTGA
- a CDS encoding alpha/beta fold hydrolase — protein MPAVRVDGIEVAYDRVGRGPPLVLAHGATTDARLFGGQAEDLADEFTVVAWDEPGAGRSSDVPLSFTLADYARCLAAVIEDVHLGPAHVLGLSWGGTVVLELYRHHAELVRTLLLVDTYAGWKGSLPAADVRARVEGAERMLAVPAEAFAPTVPGLFAGQPPAEAVRLLSVMSADARPRSMRTQLTVMAEADQRDLLPKIEVPTLLLWGELDARSPVETVARQFLEAVPRATLIVLPGVGHLSNIEAPEPFNRTVREFCRAHS, from the coding sequence ATGCCAGCGGTGCGGGTCGACGGCATCGAGGTCGCGTACGACCGGGTGGGCCGGGGCCCGCCCCTCGTGCTCGCGCACGGCGCCACGACGGATGCCCGGCTGTTCGGTGGCCAGGCCGAGGACCTGGCCGACGAGTTCACCGTCGTCGCCTGGGACGAACCGGGCGCCGGCCGCTCCTCCGACGTACCGCTCTCCTTCACCCTGGCCGACTACGCCCGCTGCCTGGCGGCCGTCATCGAGGACGTGCACCTCGGCCCGGCCCACGTCCTCGGCCTGTCCTGGGGCGGGACCGTCGTGCTGGAGCTCTACCGGCACCACGCCGAGCTCGTGCGGACACTGCTCCTCGTCGACACCTACGCCGGCTGGAAGGGCTCACTGCCGGCGGCGGACGTGCGGGCACGGGTCGAGGGCGCGGAACGGATGCTCGCGGTCCCGGCCGAGGCGTTCGCCCCGACCGTGCCGGGTCTCTTCGCCGGGCAGCCGCCCGCCGAAGCCGTACGCCTGCTGTCGGTGATGTCGGCCGACGCCCGGCCCCGGAGCATGCGGACCCAGCTCACCGTCATGGCCGAGGCCGACCAGCGCGATCTGCTGCCGAAGATCGAGGTGCCGACGCTGCTGCTGTGGGGCGAGCTCGACGCGCGCTCACCCGTCGAGACCGTCGCCCGTCAGTTCCTCGAAGCGGTCCCTCGGGCCACGCTGATCGTCCTCCCCGGCGTCGGGCACCTCAGCAACATCGAGGCGCCGGAGCCGTTCAACCGGACCGTCCGGGAGTTCTGCCGCGCTCACTCCTGA
- a CDS encoding RICIN domain-containing protein, whose translation MPTPHPPRPPYPPPGGDPAESDESLAAPLRGSPEGEVAAHSVALLMARHYQPVHDYAVICLASSAQVAAMVTGTAFHRTLNRLAFGESAVALRPALLVTVRDTIREWSGDDRISAVLPALQKPAGGRGLRAATSMTPENRILAERAFQALPAASRCLLWHVEVEADPLSVPAGLLGMDTDIAAAALEQARDKFREGCVHAHRELAPTQDCRFYNRLLDVPIRRGGALLPDVQQHLDECRYCRSAAEQLSHFEGPLGPLTAEAVLGWGARRYLDSRPGRASHGSRGARTGRRGGGRRGGGHGLLSRLPVPARRVPQALRSSRALLSGVGAVSAGVLATVLIISASSYDGGEADPAGSNSADGGKGPTSVTPPGTAGLPSAPGVTRLRNAGADLCLDIRDLPKEGSGTKLAECSAVWTQQWTYEEDGLLRSVADPGLCLDSHKDAGVVVLGTCADEDAERGDDVRYDLTVQGELLPRWDEQLALAPADDDPEADLVVKVRDRTSDAQRWRPEPLPTTEGSLSIEEQDDPAARQVTLTDGRTA comes from the coding sequence GTGCCCACCCCCCACCCCCCTCGTCCTCCGTATCCCCCGCCCGGCGGGGATCCGGCGGAATCCGATGAATCACTCGCCGCTCCGCTGAGAGGCAGCCCGGAGGGCGAGGTCGCCGCCCATTCCGTCGCGCTGCTGATGGCGCGGCACTACCAGCCGGTGCACGACTACGCGGTGATCTGTCTCGCCTCGTCGGCGCAGGTCGCCGCGATGGTGACCGGAACCGCCTTCCACCGGACCCTCAACCGCCTCGCCTTCGGCGAGTCGGCCGTCGCGCTGCGCCCGGCCCTTCTGGTGACCGTGCGCGACACGATCCGCGAGTGGTCCGGCGACGATCGAATATCGGCCGTTCTGCCCGCGTTGCAGAAACCGGCCGGAGGGCGCGGGCTGCGCGCGGCGACGTCCATGACGCCCGAAAATCGCATCCTCGCGGAGCGGGCATTCCAGGCACTTCCCGCCGCCTCGCGCTGTTTGCTGTGGCATGTCGAGGTCGAGGCCGATCCTTTAAGCGTCCCGGCCGGGCTGCTGGGGATGGACACCGACATCGCGGCGGCGGCCCTCGAACAGGCGCGGGACAAATTCCGCGAAGGCTGTGTACATGCCCATCGTGAACTCGCTCCCACCCAGGATTGCCGCTTCTACAACCGCCTCCTCGACGTCCCGATCCGCCGGGGCGGCGCACTCCTGCCGGATGTCCAGCAGCATCTGGACGAGTGCCGCTACTGCCGGAGCGCGGCGGAACAACTGAGCCATTTCGAGGGCCCGCTGGGGCCGTTGACCGCCGAGGCGGTACTCGGCTGGGGCGCCCGGCGCTACCTCGACTCGCGCCCGGGACGCGCGTCGCACGGGAGCCGGGGCGCTCGCACCGGCCGGCGCGGTGGCGGACGGCGGGGCGGCGGACACGGTCTGCTGTCCCGGCTTCCCGTGCCCGCCCGCCGGGTTCCGCAGGCGCTGCGCTCCTCACGTGCGCTGCTCTCGGGCGTCGGCGCGGTCTCGGCCGGGGTGCTGGCGACGGTGCTCATCATCAGCGCGTCGTCCTACGACGGCGGGGAGGCCGACCCGGCCGGGTCCAACAGCGCCGACGGCGGCAAGGGCCCGACGTCGGTGACGCCGCCCGGCACCGCCGGGCTTCCCTCGGCGCCCGGTGTGACGCGGCTGCGCAACGCCGGTGCCGACCTGTGCCTCGACATCAGGGACCTGCCGAAGGAGGGCTCGGGCACGAAGCTGGCGGAGTGCTCGGCGGTGTGGACCCAGCAGTGGACGTACGAGGAGGACGGGCTGCTGCGCAGTGTCGCCGACCCCGGGCTGTGTCTGGACTCCCACAAGGACGCCGGTGTCGTCGTCCTCGGCACCTGCGCCGACGAGGATGCCGAGCGGGGCGACGACGTGCGTTACGACCTCACCGTGCAGGGGGAGTTGCTGCCCCGCTGGGACGAGCAGCTCGCCCTCGCCCCGGCGGACGACGACCCGGAGGCCGACCTCGTCGTCAAGGTGCGCGACCGCACCTCCGACGCCCAGCGCTGGCGGCCGGAGCCCCTGCCGACGACGGAGGGCTCCCTGTCGATCGAGGAGCAGGACGACCCGGCGGCCCGCCAGGTGACGCTCACCGACGGCCGGACCGCCTGA
- a CDS encoding sigma-70 family RNA polymerase sigma factor encodes MTESSVPGTGTPLDTATGVFVDHRELLFGVVYNMLGSVADTEDVLQETWLSWTARGGGAPLAGVDKPRAYLVRVAVNHALRRRAVISRRRETYIGPWLPEPLVADDTGTAEDPALRSESVSLAMLVVLESLTPLERAVFVLGEVFGYPHAEIAQIIDRSPAAVRQLAHRAREHVQARRPRYEAHPRVRREATERFVRAALGGDIAELMEVLAPDVTAWTDAGGKRRRASLRPVHGRDKVTRLLTAGRGGPDHPVWRYRRVNGDDAAVLFDGDAPFAVLVLDLTPEGDRVRGIYVVANPDKLAHLPAAQDDRWGAGQE; translated from the coding sequence ATGACCGAGAGCTCCGTACCCGGCACCGGCACCCCGCTCGACACGGCGACCGGGGTGTTCGTCGACCATCGCGAGCTGCTGTTCGGCGTCGTCTACAACATGCTCGGCAGTGTCGCCGACACCGAGGACGTCCTTCAGGAGACATGGCTCTCCTGGACGGCCCGCGGCGGCGGCGCTCCCCTCGCCGGTGTCGACAAGCCGCGCGCCTACCTCGTCCGGGTGGCCGTCAACCACGCGCTGCGCCGCCGGGCCGTGATCAGCCGCCGGCGGGAGACGTACATCGGCCCGTGGCTGCCCGAGCCGCTGGTCGCCGACGACACCGGAACCGCGGAGGACCCGGCCCTGCGTTCGGAGTCGGTGTCGCTGGCGATGCTGGTGGTTCTGGAGTCGCTGACACCGCTGGAGCGGGCCGTGTTCGTGCTGGGTGAGGTCTTCGGCTACCCGCATGCCGAGATCGCGCAGATCATCGACCGCTCCCCCGCCGCCGTACGGCAGTTGGCGCACCGGGCCCGGGAGCACGTGCAGGCGCGGCGGCCCCGGTACGAGGCGCATCCGCGGGTGCGGCGGGAGGCGACCGAGCGGTTCGTGCGCGCGGCGCTCGGCGGGGACATCGCCGAGCTGATGGAGGTCCTCGCACCCGACGTCACGGCGTGGACGGACGCCGGCGGCAAGCGCCGGCGGGCGAGCCTGCGCCCGGTGCACGGCCGGGACAAGGTGACCCGTCTGCTCACGGCCGGCCGGGGCGGTCCGGACCACCCCGTCTGGCGCTACCGGCGCGTGAACGGCGACGACGCGGCGGTGCTGTTCGACGGTGACGCGCCGTTCGCCGTCCTGGTCCTGGACCTCACCCCGGAGGGCGACCGGGTGCGCGGCATCTATGTGGTGGCCAACCCGGACAAGCTCGCCCACCTGCCCGCGGCGCAGGACGACCGGTGGGGCGCAGGTCAGGAGTGA
- a CDS encoding glycoside hydrolase family 9 protein, with protein MKRRRTALLSLTALLATALTALPSTPAGAEEVEQVRNGTFDTTTDPWWTTSNVTAGLSDGRLCADVPGGTANRWDAAVGQNDITLVKGESYRFSFSATGTPAGHVVRAIVGLSVSPYDTYHEVTPQLSVSGDTYSYTFTSPVDTAQGQVGFQLGGSADAWRFCMDDVSLLGGVAPEPYEPDTGPRVRVNQVGYLPAGPKNATLVTDATAKLPWQLKNSAGTVVARGTTLPRGVDASSGQNVHSIDFGTFRSKGAGFRLVADGETSRPFDIGANVYERLRLDSAKYYYTQRSGLAIRDDLRPGYGRPAGHVGVAPNKGDTSVPCQPGVCDYTLDVSGGWYDAGDHGKYVVNGGISTWELLSTYERARHARTGQADKLGDGALAIPESGNKVPDILDEARWELEFLLKMQVPDGKPLAGMAHHKMHDEQWTGLPLLPSDDPQKRELHPPSTAATLNLAATAAQAARMYRPYDKAFADRALTAARKAWSAALAHPGRLASESDGIGGGAYPDSDVTDDFYWAASELYLSTGEKPFEEYVLKSPVHTADLFKPLGFDWARTGAAGRLDLATVPNRLPGRDAVRRSVVQGADRYLATLKAHPYGMPYAPDGNTYDWGSSHQVLNNAVVLATAYDITGASKYRDGALQSMDYILGRNALNISYVTGYGEVSAQNQHSRWYARQLDPNQPAPPKGTLAGGPNSSIQDPYAQSKLQGCVGQFCYIDDIQSWSTNEHTINWNAALTRMASFVADQA; from the coding sequence GTGAAACGACGCAGAACCGCCCTGCTGTCCCTGACGGCCCTGCTCGCGACCGCTCTCACCGCGCTGCCCTCCACGCCGGCCGGGGCCGAAGAGGTCGAGCAGGTCAGGAACGGGACCTTCGACACCACCACCGACCCCTGGTGGACGACCAGCAACGTCACCGCCGGCCTGTCCGACGGCCGGCTCTGCGCCGACGTCCCCGGCGGCACCGCCAACCGCTGGGACGCCGCCGTCGGGCAGAACGACATCACCCTCGTGAAGGGGGAGTCGTACCGCTTCTCGTTCAGCGCGACCGGGACACCCGCCGGGCACGTGGTGCGGGCGATCGTGGGCCTGTCGGTGTCGCCCTACGACACCTACCACGAGGTGACACCGCAGCTCAGCGTCTCCGGCGACACCTACTCGTACACCTTCACCTCGCCCGTCGACACCGCGCAGGGACAGGTCGGCTTCCAGCTCGGCGGCAGTGCGGACGCCTGGCGCTTCTGCATGGACGACGTCTCGCTGCTGGGCGGGGTGGCGCCCGAACCGTACGAGCCCGACACCGGGCCCCGGGTCCGCGTGAACCAGGTCGGCTACCTTCCGGCCGGCCCGAAGAACGCCACCCTGGTCACCGACGCCACGGCGAAGCTGCCCTGGCAGCTCAAGAACTCCGCCGGGACGGTGGTCGCCCGGGGAACGACCCTGCCGCGCGGGGTCGACGCCTCCTCCGGGCAGAACGTCCACTCGATCGACTTCGGCACGTTCCGCTCCAAGGGCGCGGGCTTCAGACTCGTCGCCGACGGCGAGACCAGCCGCCCCTTCGACATCGGAGCGAACGTCTACGAACGGCTCCGGCTGGACTCCGCGAAGTACTACTACACACAGCGCAGCGGCCTCGCGATCCGCGACGACCTGCGGCCCGGCTACGGCCGCCCGGCCGGTCACGTGGGCGTGGCACCCAACAAGGGCGACACCTCCGTGCCCTGCCAGCCCGGCGTGTGCGACTACACCCTCGACGTCAGCGGCGGCTGGTACGACGCGGGCGACCACGGCAAGTACGTCGTCAACGGCGGCATCTCCACCTGGGAACTGCTGAGCACCTACGAACGCGCCCGGCACGCCCGCACCGGGCAGGCCGACAAGCTCGGGGACGGCGCCCTGGCCATCCCGGAGAGCGGCAACAAGGTCCCGGACATCCTCGACGAGGCCCGCTGGGAGCTGGAGTTCCTGCTGAAGATGCAGGTGCCCGACGGCAAGCCGCTGGCCGGCATGGCCCACCACAAGATGCACGACGAGCAGTGGACCGGGCTTCCCCTGCTGCCCAGCGACGACCCGCAGAAGCGCGAACTGCACCCGCCGTCCACCGCCGCCACCCTCAACCTGGCCGCCACGGCGGCGCAGGCGGCCCGGATGTACCGGCCCTACGACAAGGCGTTCGCCGACCGCGCTCTGACGGCCGCCCGCAAGGCCTGGTCGGCGGCGCTCGCCCACCCCGGCCGCCTCGCCTCCGAGAGCGACGGCATCGGCGGCGGCGCCTACCCCGACAGCGACGTCACCGACGACTTCTACTGGGCGGCGTCCGAGCTGTACCTCTCGACCGGGGAGAAGCCGTTCGAGGAGTACGTCCTGAAGTCCCCGGTCCACACGGCCGACCTCTTCAAGCCCCTCGGCTTCGACTGGGCCCGGACCGGGGCCGCGGGCCGGCTCGACCTCGCCACGGTGCCGAACAGGCTGCCCGGCCGGGACGCGGTACGCCGGTCCGTCGTCCAGGGCGCCGACCGCTACCTGGCCACCCTCAAGGCCCACCCCTACGGCATGCCGTACGCGCCGGACGGCAACACCTACGACTGGGGCTCCAGTCACCAGGTGCTCAACAACGCGGTCGTCCTCGCCACCGCGTACGACATCACCGGCGCCTCGAAGTACCGGGACGGCGCGCTGCAGAGCATGGACTACATCCTGGGCCGCAACGCTCTGAACATCTCCTACGTCACCGGCTACGGCGAGGTCAGCGCACAGAACCAGCACAGCCGCTGGTACGCCCGCCAGCTCGACCCGAACCAGCCCGCCCCGCCGAAGGGCACCCTCGCGGGCGGGCCGAACTCGAGCATCCAGGACCCCTACGCACAGAGCAAACTCCAGGGCTGCGTCGGCCAGTTCTGCTACATCGACGACATCCAGTCCTGGTCGACCAACGAGCACACGATCAACTGGAACGCCGCCCTGACCCGCATGGCCTCCTTCGTGGCGGACCAGGCATAG